The window ATGATCTTTAATGTATTGTATTTGCTTAATTGTGGTAAAGCTTGTTCCAGCGCATGAAATATATCTTTTTCAAAATTCTCATATACCGCACCAAAGTCGCCGGTTACACCGGGAACTAATTTATCAAGCAGTATTAGTTTTTCTTTCGGCAGGGTGTTAATGATCTCGTGTACGTTTTCGCCGCCATCCATAAAGTGGGGAACGATTACGTAATGGGTATAATCATTATTTTTATTCTGTAAAAGCTTTTTAAAGAAGGCGAAATCGTTGTTGTAGATATAAAAATCTATCGCAGCCTCGTTACCCAGGCCATCAACAATAGCATCGTATAAGATCTTTTTATGCGGACTAAGCTTATTAAATATCAGAAATACTTTATATTGCTGTTCGGCTTCGGCATTTTTTATATAATAACCTTTGCCAGGCACCGAACCTAATAACCCTATCGATTTTAAATATTTGTAAGCCTTCTCAGCAGTATCGCGTGATATTTCGAAATTGTAGTTTAGCTCATTAATTGAGGGCAGTGTATCGTTCTTGGTCAGCTTCCCCTCGCGTACACTTTGGATAATAGAATTAGCCAACTGCAGGTACTTTGGGGTAGATGAGTAATAATCAATATAAATGTATTCTAAAAATAAAGACGATTTCATGCCGTGTTCACAAATGCTGGTTAATATAAATTGGGTGGCT of the Mucilaginibacter boryungensis genome contains:
- a CDS encoding GntR family transcriptional regulator, whose amino-acid sequence is MKSSLFLEYIYIDYYSSTPKYLQLANSIIQSVREGKLTKNDTLPSINELNYNFEISRDTAEKAYKYLKSIGLLGSVPGKGYYIKNAEAEQQYKVFLIFNKLSPHKKILYDAIVDGLGNEAAIDFYIYNNDFAFFKKLLQNKNNDYTHYVIVPHFMDGGENVHEIINTLPKEKLILLDKLVPGVTGDFGAVYENFEKDIFHALEQALPQLSKYNTLKIIFPEYTYFPNEILKGFFSFCIQYAFTYKVVHNIQTEPINKGEVFINLMENDLVILIERILSTKLKIGEDIGVISYNETPLKKIILNGLTTISTDFQKMGEMTADIIKNNAHSQMEVPFYLTLRSSL